A segment of the Nasonia vitripennis strain AsymCx chromosome 2, Nvit_psr_1.1, whole genome shotgun sequence genome:
AAAAGATAAAACGACGAAATCGGCATAGGTACCTGCCGAGGGGACTGACGATCGACGACTTCGAGCAAGGGCTGCGCTACCTGCGCGAGATCGTCTATCCGTCGAACCAGTACTCGGACGAGCTGGAGAAGCTGCAGCGGATACTCAACGCTAACCGCATGAGTCTGCCTCAGCTGTTAGAGCAGATCTCGCCGAACTGCACCGATCTGCTAGTCACCTGCATGTACGAAGGCCGCAACGAGTCGTGCGACGAGCTCTTCGTGCCGATTCTCACGACTTACGGGATTTGTTGCTCGTTTAACAAGGCCGTGCAGAGAAGGTGGCAGACCGCTTTTACCAGGTCATTTTTCGAATCTAATACTTGGCATGTAAATTCTTCgagtttttttcattttcacgtTTCCAGTGAAATAAACGGCGGAAAAAATTCCAGGTACACGCCCAAGGTCAACCGCGATCTCTACAGCATAAACTTTGGATCCCGTTACATTCTGTCGGTTTTATTGAAGCCCTACAACACGAGCGATCGAATCGCTTCGATTACTTACGGCGACGGCTACAAGTTCCTCATACACGAGAGGTACACCCGCCCGGGCCCTAACGCCGTCGAGTTTATGGCAGGCGAGGCTTACGAGACAGTCGTCGGCCTGTACGGCACTTGTCTCACCAGCAGCCCCGAGGTCTTAAGCCTCTCGTCTAGTCAAAGGGACTGCAGGTGAGCTATTATACGTTTTCAATGGGGAAATCCCTGAAAGGCAAACTGCATGCCTTTCTACTCGAACGACATGGATCGACGAGATACGATCTGCAATCTGACCAACTGGCGCGAATCATATCCGAGATTTACTCGAAAACCCTTCGCGACTGCGACTGTCAGCCCGACTGCGAGAATACCAAATACACCGTGTCCATCACCGGCGAACCCTTGAACGCAGCTCGCTTCAAACCCGGAATATTTTAGTAAGCGCGACGACGTTTAAAGCGCATTAATTTTAAGGTATTGCTTGAAAACACGCTTTTCTGAATGTCAACAGCAACAAAGCGAGAGAATACCCTAATTCGACGGCGCTGCACATCACGTTCGCCGGACAGGCTGCGGTACTCGAACGTCGAGAGTTGGTTCTTTCTTGGATAAACCtcgtgtgtgagtgtatgaTTGATAGAAGATATTTTTGCTAATCAGTATAGAACGCATACATGTTCCTCTTGCAGCTTCACTAGGAGGCGTGTTTAGCTTGTTTCTGGGGTGCAGCTTCATCTCCGTTATTGAgtttttctactttttcatATTTCAATTGGTGAGAAAGTTGCAAACGAGACGTGCCCAGTAATGGCACGAGCGGCCGAAGCAGCGGCAAAACGAACAGCGAATCAGACAGAAGTCTTCTTTAGACAAGGAGATTCTGAAATCGGTAAATTGATGCTTCTTGCATAAAACGTGTGTATGAGAATAATGagagatatttttaaataattaaagttGCTATTTAATACTTCAACACGTTTTTAGTGTAATGGATGTATAGAATGTGTACATGAATCAAATGGAACAATGCTGATTTGTATAACAGTCAAAGAGTATGgaatataaaaacaatattctttatctacttaattttacaatacaaaagatatataaatgttttttttacagttccaCTGAGAGACATATTcggtttatatttattcctacTTTTTCGTTGGTCAATTAATAAGTAAACAAAGTATCTGTGATACGTACATTTTGTAACAAGACTATATTTGAaatatctttttttgaaaataaaaaataaattacttataAAAACGTAACTTACAATTAATATACAAATAGAACAATCATCCTTTTCTCATACTTCTATTCTTCATCAGACACATCATTCTCTTCCTCTGTGACTTCATCTTCTTTTTCAACATCATCTTCATCATCTGTTAACGTTTCATCAACATCTTCAGCCTCACCTTccaccttcgatttttttGGTGATTTTGAGTCATTTTTCACTTCTGTCTCTCCATCGTATATCTTTaaaggttttgatttattcttgggtttcttttttttattcttactGTTGCTAACGTTCTTAGAGAATGTTATTGAACATTTTGTGTCACGAAATGAAGGCCATTCTGATTCATTATTAACATAATGCTGACATAATTGTGTTGATGACATCTTTACTTTTGCTAACCTAGAGTTtttaatcattaaaaattatttaatttctaTCATCACACACAATCtaataaatcatatttttaaGTACCTTTTTCCATTTACCAATCCCTTTATCAAAGCAACAGTTCTAGATCCTGGAAACGCGTCTTTTATTTCTGAAGCCTTAACACCAGCAGGTATATTTGATACAAATAGACTAGAATGGAAAAATGGAATTTGATTTATGATTACAACAATAAATAGacaataaaaatagtaaaaacaGGCATATCTAAAGCTATGAGACGTAGGTACTCACTATTTTCCCAATTTGGGATCATCTGTAGGGTCTGGGACAACAATCTTCTTCTGCTTtggttttttcttcttctctaaATTTATAGGTTTTGGTGGACCCGCGTAAATGGGTTTTCCATCtactaactttttttttaaagctttcatgttttttaatttttcttcaacaTTAGGGAATATTACATGACAATATCTGGCAGATTGTCGAGGAATCTTCAATTTAATATCTCCAAAAAATAGGTCTTTGATTTCTTGTTCATCTTTGATCGTGTGTGGCAATCGAATGTATAATGTTCTGCTCTGTTCTTCTTCGATTTCTAAAGATGTGCGCCTGCGCATCCTTGTTTTGTCTAAACGCTTGGGCTTAACCATGATTCCCCTATGTGAAACAAAATATTGTTCATAAATAAAGAGCATCTTCAAGAATGAGATATTACTCAATTTGGTGACAAAATTCTTTctataacaaaatatattttgcatTGATTGTTTAAAATCTATAACAGGGTACTTCAAGAAAAGGCTTTTTTGTATGCTTACAAAATCGTGATCGTTACCATAACTAACGTACaggaaactttttaaaaatttaacctaCAAATTCTTGCGACAACAATCGTCATCAGTAATTTGCGTCTGAAGAGATCGGATTCGTGATTGAACGAATAAAATGGTCTGCCTCGGACAAACGAGTAGCTAgttaaaaaattgtacacTAACTCACCGTTTATTAAACCAAAAAGACAATTTTCGTTAACAGAGAATTCAAATCTCTTAACACGCTGATCCACGTGCgctacctatatatatatatataatgggTGCGGGCCgcggagaaaactgaaaacatCAAAACAATAGGGACTATTCCATAATCATTTTGGTGTCTGACGTGACAGCTTGTCATGTGACCGTTCCGCGACGACCAAAATGGTTTATCACAACAGACCTATCGCGACTTATTATCATTATCGACGATTTGagacatatatacatatatatatatatagagagagagagagagatgagatgACACACATGAGCCAAACCTGCGAGGGCTGCGAGTTGCTGCACGTGCTTTGCGCTTGTTATAAGCCGCCGAAAGCGCGGAACAACATAACCTCCCGGTTGCCGCTCTAATCAGTCGCACGAGATATGCCAAGCAAAGTATCCTCGAGATCGCGATTATACTCGCATTTTTGTAAACATTCATAAAGtggttaaaaaattattttactaccGTCTATTGGAAAAGGCTGCAACAATGTTGATTCAAAACTTGAGGACGTTGTGCGAACGTCGCGAAAGCTATCGCAATGCGTTTGATGCCTACCTCGATTTGACGGTAAGAttgcatgaaaatatttaaatacttacttcaacaagaaaaaaattagaataatGACTAATAGTGTAAATTAACTACTATCCTTAGGAAATAACACAAGATTGCGAAGAACTAATACTTGAGCAACTCCGCGATATTTTAATGAATCCCGAGTTTGCTAAAGATGTTGCAGAATGTTTTCCACAATTACTTCTTATTTTACTAACAATGTCCATAAATAAAGACAAAGAACCTGCAACTGATACAGCTGATGCTGATTTAGTGCACAGAATAAACTGTGCTGTAAttggaaaactaattttaatacATCCTGATGTTTTAGGGTGAGTTTTAAGTgctaaaactttttaaaaaatatagttgtaAGCAAAacattaattattatcaaattctAGGTTTGCGTTACAATATTTTGAAGCCAATCCCCCACCGTTCataaatccaacaaaaactaaTGGGGAACGTCCTAAATTGAAAAGACACAAAATTCATCAGATTCCTAGAAAAGTATCTGACTATGAAATTGTCGAAGCgtgttttaatattttacaagcTTCACCTGATCACTTCAAGTACAAATGGAACTGGtccaaattttataaatatttaacaaatAAAGATGATAAAGTGAAGTGGTAAGTTGTGATTTTTTAAGTACATTGTAAAATATGCAATTATAAAACATCAATATCAAATTTAATCTTCTGCCATATGATTTTAGGATTGCAATAAAGTGTGTAGGTATAGTTTTGGAAATGTCAGAGTTATTAAGATTGAATTGCGCTAAAGCTTTGATTGGTGACATTGATCAATTTATAACTGAAATCAAAGATACTAATGCAAATACTGTTTTACAACTGGAAAATTTCTCAAAAGATGTTAAAGAAATAGCTAAGAGAGTTCCATCTGTTGTCTCAGTTGCGGGTGTATTATTACCAGTTTTTAAAAACCAGCTGAAGGATACAGACACTGATTTAGTTTCTGTGCAATCTATGGAAGAAAACTTACGCTGCTTAGCTCTAGCAGTAGCTTCTAGAAAATGTATTTGTTTGCAAGGTTCTGTCGGATGCGGTAAAACAGCAATTGTTGAATATTTGGCAAAAATTACTGGCCATGGCCCTTCAGACTTCATCAAAGTACAATTAGGAGAtcaaacagattcaaaaatgCTTCTGGGAACTTACAGATGTACAGATATACCTGGAGAATTTATATGGCAACCAGGAGTACTAACACAAGCAGTAACTGCTGGGAAGTGGTTACTCCTAGAAGATATTGACAGCGCTGCATTAGATGTTGCCAGTGTCTTAAGTAACTTGATGGAAACTGGAACCCTTTCAGTTCCTGGTTACAGAGACACGATTCATGTCAAAAGTGGATTCCAATTGTTTGTCACTCAAAGATTAATACTAACAATGTCTGGTCTCCAAAAACACACATCTGGAGCTACAAGTTTATTGGAAAAGCACTGGCTATGCGTGAACATGGAGCCACTGTCAAAAGAAGAATTAGTAACTgttgttcaaac
Coding sequences within it:
- the LOC103317918 gene encoding sodium channel protein Nach-like isoform X2, giving the protein MAVERRKIWYSLIQVYREFAKESSVHGIKYTIQAKTTIERLLWLIVVIISLVCSGQLANQFYERHKSANRRTTVVTNQFPSLKLAIPAVTLCQGHLVSAERLRPFLTMQKRLYLPRGLTIDDFEQGLRYLREIVYPSNQYSDELEKLQRILNANRMSLPQLLEQISPNCTDLLVTCMYEGRNESCDELFVPILTTYGICCSFNKAVQRRWQTAFTRYTPKVNRDLYSINFGSRYILSVLLKPYNTSDRIASITYGDGYKFLIHERYTRPGPNAVEFMAGEAYETVVGLYGTCLTSSPEVLSLSSSQRDCR
- the LOC100120052 gene encoding uncharacterized protein LOC100120052 isoform X1, with the translated sequence MVTITILKNFVTKLSNISFLKMLFIYEQYFVSHRGIMVKPKRLDKTRMRRRTSLEIEEEQSRTLYIRLPHTIKDEQEIKDLFFGDIKLKIPRQSARYCHVIFPNVEEKLKNMKALKKKLVDGKPIYAGPPKPINLEKKKKPKQKKIVVPDPTDDPKLGKYLFVSNIPAGVKASEIKDAFPGSRTVALIKGLVNGKRLAKVKMSSTQLCQHYVNNESEWPSFRDTKCSITFSKNVSNSKNKKKKPKNKSKPLKIYDGETEVKNDSKSPKKSKVEGEAEDVDETLTDDEDDVEKEDEVTEEENDVSDEE
- the LOC103317917 gene encoding sodium channel protein Nach-like produces the protein MGKSLKGKLHAFLLERHGSTRYDLQSDQLARIISEIYSKTLRDCDCQPDCENTKYTVSITGEPLNAARFKPGIFYNKAREYPNSTALHITFAGQAAVLERRELVLSWINLVSSLGGVFSLFLGCSFISVIEFFYFFIFQLVRKLQTRRAQ
- the LOC103317918 gene encoding sodium channel protein Nach-like isoform X1, which codes for MAVERRKIWYSLIQVYREFAKESSVHGIKYTIQAKTTIERLLWLIVVIISLVCSGQLANQFYERHKSANRRTTVVTNQFPSLKLAIPAVTLCQGHLVSAERLRPFLTMQKRLYLPRGLTIDDFEQGLRYLREIVYPSNQYSDELEKLQRILNANRMSLPQLLEQISPNCTDLLVTCMYEGRNESCDELFVPILTTYGICCSFNKAVQRRWQTAFTRSFFESNTWHVNSSSFFHFHVSSEINGGKNSRYTPKVNRDLYSINFGSRYILSVLLKPYNTSDRIASITYGDGYKFLIHERYTRPGPNAVEFMAGEAYETVVGLYGTCLTSSPEVLSLSSSQRDCR
- the LOC100120052 gene encoding uncharacterized protein LOC100120052 isoform X3, which produces MVKPKRLDKTRMRRRTSLEIEEEQSRTLYIRLPHTIKDEQEIKDLFFGDIKLKIPRQSARYCHVIFPNVEEKLKNMKALKKKLVDGKPIYAGPPKPINLEKKKKPKQKKIVVPDPTDDPKLGKYLFVSNIPAGVKASEIKDAFPGSRTVALIKGLVNGKRLAKVKMSSTQLCQHYVNNESEWPSFRDTKCSITFSKNVSNSKNKKKKPKNKSKPLKIYDGETEVKNDSKSPKKSKVEGEAEDVDETLTDDEDDVEKEDEVTEEENDVSDEE
- the LOC100120052 gene encoding uncharacterized protein LOC100120052 isoform X2, with the translated sequence MVTITILGIMVKPKRLDKTRMRRRTSLEIEEEQSRTLYIRLPHTIKDEQEIKDLFFGDIKLKIPRQSARYCHVIFPNVEEKLKNMKALKKKLVDGKPIYAGPPKPINLEKKKKPKQKKIVVPDPTDDPKLGKYLFVSNIPAGVKASEIKDAFPGSRTVALIKGLVNGKRLAKVKMSSTQLCQHYVNNESEWPSFRDTKCSITFSKNVSNSKNKKKKPKNKSKPLKIYDGETEVKNDSKSPKKSKVEGEAEDVDETLTDDEDDVEKEDEVTEEENDVSDEE